In one Pempheris klunzingeri isolate RE-2024b chromosome 8, fPemKlu1.hap1, whole genome shotgun sequence genomic region, the following are encoded:
- the LOC139205578 gene encoding neurexophilin-1, with product MRGDAPQRGMKTTCLWAAALLLSVISLVTSADSPSSGNSDLRESSKSKVKTYWTDSSKAFSISRLLSQTLYGKENFTSLDLNYDEADSYSKQDQWNWLYNTSNPRDPRSRTKRRPIVKTGKFKKMFGWGDFHSNIKTVKLNLLITGKIVDHGNGTFSVYFRHNSTGQGNVSVGLVPPTKAVEFQVHQQHQQYQHHHHQQQQTALETKDTKLFNCRVEYEKVEKGTRNSLCAHDPSQSCPQEQTQSHVSWLCSKPFKVICIFITFYSTDYKLVQKVCPDYNYHSDTPYLPTG from the exons ATGAGGGGAGACGCTCCACAAAGAGGCATGAAGACCACATGTCTGTGGGCTGccgctctgctgctgtcagtcatctCTCTG GTTACCAGTGCTGATTCACCAAGTTCAGGAAATTCGGACTTGAGAGAGAGCTCAAAATCCAAAGTGAAGACCTACTGGACTGACAGCAGCAAGGCCTTTTCCATCAGCCGTTTGCTGTCCCAGACCCTCTATGGCAAGGAGAACTTCACCTCTCTGGATCTGAACTATGATGAAGCGGACTCGTACTCTAAACAGGATCAGTGGAACTGGCTTTACAACACTTCAAACCCCCGCGATCCTCGATCCAGGACAAAAAGGAGGCCCATCGTCAAGACCGGCAAGTTCAAGAAGATGTTCGGTTGGGGGGACTTCCATTCCAACATCAAGACAGTGAAGCTCAACCTCCTAATCACCGGTAAAATCGTGGACCACGGCAACGGGACATTCAGCGTCTACTTCCGACACAACTCGACCGGTCAGGGCAACGTGTCCGTGGGACTCGTTCCGCCGACCAAAGCCGTGGAGTTCCAGgtccaccagcagcaccagcagtaccagcaccatcaccaccagcagcagcagacagctctGGAGACCAAGGACACCAAGCTGTTCAACTGCAGGGTGGAGTACGAGAAGGTGGAGAAGGGCACCAGGAACTCACTGTGTGCCCATGACCCATCGCAGAGCTGCCCACAGGAGCAGACCCAGAGTCACGTGTCCTGGCTGTGCTCCAAGCCCTTTAAAGTCATCtgcatcttcatcaccttctACAGCACCGACTACAAGCTGGTGCAGAAGGTGTGTCCAGATTACAACTACCACAGTGACACCCCCTACCTCCCCACCGGGTGA